The window GCCTGACATAAAGGAGAAAAAAGACATTAAACGCTGTTGCCCGTCAATCACACACTTGGTATCGTTATCTTCTTCCGCAAAATAAACAATGGGTAATGGCACACCTAACAAAGCAGACTCAATCAGGCGGCTGGCTTTTTTAACGTCCCAAACATAATCACGCTGAAAATCAGGTTGTAATTTCAATCTTCCCTTACTGGATTGTCTTGCCAACTCAAAAATGGAAGAATCGATTTTGTCGGTAAAAATTTTTCTACCAATAAATTGTGTTTGCTCATCATCTGTCAATTCTGGCGTTTCATCAAAATCATACTTTTCCATCATTTAATCCTTTTTAAAATTTTTCAAAACCTAGCTTTGCTTAACAGGCAACGCTTCAGGCATCACCATCCCCAATGAAATAATATATTTCAAAGCATCGTCCACGCTCATATCCAGCTCGCGGATGTCGTGGCGGCGCACCATAATATAGTAACCGCCCGTAGGATTGGGCGTGGTCGGCACATACACGGAAACATATTCATCTTGTTCGGGCAACGCATTGGCTACTGCTTGCGGCAGGTTGCCCGAAATAAAGGCAATCGTCCAAATATCGGGCTGCGGAAACGGTACCAACACGGGCGTTTTAAACGAACGGCTGTTGTCCGACAACAAGGATTCGGATACTTTTTTTACACTGGAATAAATGGATTTCACCACGGGAATGCGCCCCAGCAGCGAATCCCAGCCTTCCAAAATTTTTCGCCCCAATACGTTGGCTGCCAAAATACCGGTAATAAACAGCAGCACCACCGCCACCAGCACACCCATGCCCGGAAAGGTAAAACCGATGTATTTGGCAGGCTGCCACTGGCTGGGAATCAGGGCAATCAGGCGGTCGCCCATGTTTACAATATAGGTAAGCACCCAAATGGTTACGGCGATGGGCAGCCATACCAATACACCGGTAATCAAATATCTTTTTACGGCTTTGCCGATGCCGAAACCGTTGTCTGCCATAGTGTCTCTGTGTTTGGTTTACAAATAAAAAACGGAAACGGGCGATTATACCCGTTTCCGCCCGCTTGTGGCGCATTGCGGCAGCACCGCCGCCGCAAAAAGCGCGGATTCGGGTTTAAATCCCATCCCAATCCTGAAACATCAGCCCGATGCCGATGCCTGTCTGTTTGTGGTTGTAGTCGCTCAAGTTTTCGCCATAGCCGTGAAAACCCTGCACATAAGCCTTTAATTTACCTTTAATCGGAAAGGCATAATCCATCTGTACGGCACCGCGACCGCGACGGGTATTGTAACGCACGGTGGACGTTAGACTCTGTTTATCGTTAAAACGGTAGGCAAATTTGATGTCGCCATAGCCCATATAACGTCCGATATCGGGGTTGTCGTCCTGTTGGTCTTTTTTATCAATACGCAGCCACCAGCGCGGTATTACGCTGAGTTTGCCCCATTCCATACCTGCCATCAGATACGCACGGTTCCATGAACGCGACAGGGGACGGCTTTGCCCGTTAGACTGATGGACGATGCCCGCACCCAACATCCGCAGCTTTCCACCCCAAGGCAAACGCGATTTTACCGGCTGGGTCAGGAAAAACTCGGGCATATAATCGGTGTTGCGGAACGGCGCGGATTTGCGCCCCTGATTGAAAATCTGCCAGTTGGATTGCTGGGTATAACCAAACCACAAATCGGCGCGGGTTTTAAACAAATCTTCCATTATCTTGGTTTTGAACGAAATCTGCATTTTGGTTTCCAAGCGTTTCTGCTGGGCTTGGATTTCGTTGTTCACCGTGCCGCGGGTGGGGGAATACGGACGGTAATTGGGGCTGCTGTTGTACCACGCGGGCAGGATATAAGTGGGCTGGTGCTCGCGTATGGTCAGCAGTCCTTCGGCGCTGTTGGCATCCAAATCATACAAATCGCTCAAAGGCGTGTATGCGGGCATCACTTTTTCTGCCAACACAATTTGCGGGCTGCGGCTTTCTTTGCTGGCGATATAGCTTTGTTCCAAATCCAAAGGGGTTTTGTGCAGGTTTTCCACAGACGGGGTGGCGGCAAGGATTTCAGGACTGCTGACGGCTGCCGTTTCGCTATCGGCAAACAGGCGGTCAAAACACGCCAAGCGTTTGTTACGGTCAGACAAGGAAGTGCAGCTTTGCACATCGGCAGGAAGCACACCTTTTTTATCGGGTGTTTGCGCCTGCGCCATCTGCTGCCAAGCCACCAGCAGCGACACCGGCAAAAGTAAAGCACGGGGTTTGCTCATGATAAAACACTCCAATTAACAGATTGGTTTAGGGCTTGTCCCTAGTAAACAAAACATCACTCTGCCTGAATCTTAACCGATACGGGCACACCGGCAAACAAACAAACCGTACAACAGCGGCAACTGTTGTACGGAATACCAAATGCCGTATTAGGGCGTGTCCCTATCTACTTATGCGACAGTATTTTTGGCACAAATCCGTGTCTGCCGCGTTAAAAATCCTTGCAAGGTGTCCACAACCTTGCGCGGATTTTTACTCAAAAAACCGCTCAACAAAGCAAATAGGGACACGCCCTAACCCGCAGGTTTATTTGGCAGGCACGATTTTGGCTTTTTGTCCCAAAGCATCTACCGCCGCATCCCAATGGATTTGATGCAGGTTTTGTTCGATTTCGGGTTTGAGTGCCTCAAACGCGGGCAATTGCACTTTGCGTTTGTCGTTCACATACAAAATCAAACCGATATTGCCTTCTTGCAGCGGCGATGGGGTGTACTGTCCCTTACCTAAGCCCGATACTGCCTGATACACGGTCGGATTTTGTTCTTTCAGGTTTTTCAAAGGCATGTATTCGGGGTCAATACCGCCTGTTTGTTTGGCATCGGCACGCAGGCTGTATTTTACCGCCACTTCAGAAAACTTTTTCTTGGCTTTCAGTTCTTTTAAAGCGGCGCGTGCCTGCTCCGCCTTATCGGTTACAATCAAACCCAGCTGTACTTCTTCGCTGTTGCGGTAATAATCGGCAATGCGCTGGTATTGTTGGCGCAATTCGGCATCGCTAATGGGATTTTTACGCGCAATATCCAAAGCATAAGCCCGCATCAATAAATGATTGCGGTAATCTGCCCAATTTTGCTGAAAGTTTTTGTCTTTGTCCAAGCCTTCGGCTTTGAGGGCTTTAAGGGCTTCGGATTCCATTTTTTGATAATCGCTGCCCTTGTCCAGTTTTAACCGTTTGGCTTCTTGCGTAACCAGCGTTTCAATAATCAGCTCGCGGGTGATTTCGTTGCGCAGTTCGGGTCCGTCCTGAATCTGACCGTTGCTGTTGGCTTGGAAAATTCGGGCGCGGCGTTCAACGTCTTTGCTGTCCACAGGCGTGCCGTTTACCGTTACCACCGTTTGGGCGGAAAGGGCGGCAGACACCAGCAAAAGAGCCGTTGCCGCTGCCTTTTGGTACAAACGCATTTTCATGTTCAACCTTTCTTTCAATTCATTAAGATAATTAGTTCATTTAAGATAATTAGGAACAAATTTTGACAAAACACGGCATTATAAACCAAAAAACTCGGCAGGCGTTTTTGCCGTCAGCGACAGCGCGTGAATGCGCCCTTGTGCAAACGCTTCCTGCAAACGCTGCTGCACCATGCGCTGCCGCGCCAGCCGCGATACGCCTTCAAAATGTGTACTGACCACAGTCAGCGCGTAATGTCCGCCGCCACGGTTGCCCGCGTGTCCGATGTGCAGGTGGCTGTCGTCGCGGAATTCAAACACTTCGGGCGACAAATCTGCCAAGCACTGCGCCATTTCGCGTTCCATGTGTTCGGCTTCATTCATCAGGAAACACTTTCACATAAGGGCGAATCATCACTTCGGCATACACGCCCGCATCTACATAAGGGTCGTTTTGAATCCATGCTTCGGCGGCGTCCAAATCATCAAAATCGGCGATAATCAAACTGCCCGATACCGTACCGTCTTGGCTGTCGGGCATGGGCGTGGGACCTGCGGTAAACAGGCGGTTTTGCGCCTGCAATTCGCGCAAACGCGCCAAATGGGCTTCACGCGCTTGGGCGCGGGCTTCGCCGCTGTTATCATTATCGGTGGCAAGAAAAACGTACAACATTGTTTATTTGTCCTGTGTTTTGGGCAGATGGCGCATAATGTACACGCCCTGCGCGATGGAAAAAACCAGCGTAATCGGCAGGTAAACGTAAAATTTAAAATCTACCCAAAACGCTTCGCGCTCTGGGGTAAACGGATAGGCAATCGCCAAATTGACCACGCCCATCACAAAGAAAAATCCCGCCCACGCATACGATAGGCGTGTCCATACGTTTTCGGGCAAGCTTAATTCGCTGCCCATCAGCATTTTTAAGCCGTTTTTGCCCATAAACTGACACACCAACACGGCAATGGCGCTAATCCAGCAGATAACGGTGGTTTTGAGCATAATATAGACGGAATCTTTCAATAAAATGGTGGCGCCGCCAAATACCACCACCACAATCAGGCTCACCCACTGCATGGCACTTAAAGTTTTGGTTTTCCACCATGTGTAGGCAGCTTGTGCCAAGCCGATAACCACGGCAACGGCAGTCGCTGCCACCATGTCTTTGGTTAGGGAATAGGTAATAAAAAACAAAAATAATGCTAAAAAGTCGCTGAGTGCTTTCACAAATCTTCCTTGAACTGAAAATTATTTTACGGATAAACGGCAGCCGCTGCCGCACACGCTTTAGCACGGCATCATAGCAGTGTTTGGGGTTTTGTTACAGTCTGTCTGTTTTGTTGGCAATTGGTTACACACTGTTTTGCACCGCGCCAAACGGGACAAACGTCCGCATATCCGCACATTCGGGCGATTTTTGCCTGCAATTTTACGGTTTTGGCTGCTGCCGCAAGCGGCAGGTGCAGACAAAATACCCTGTGTTGTTTTGTGCTTTTGGGTTAAGCGGTGTTAAACAAAACGCGTTTTTTACTTGGCAGACAAGCCAGTAACCCGCTATCATAACGCCTATTTGCAATCAACCAAGAAACCGGTATCCCGGATGGGAGATAAATTTTGAATACCAATATCAAGATCATTGTTGCTTCCGTATCGTTGGCGGCATCGGTTAGCGCATGGGGGGCAATGGGCGGGCTGAACGTGCGTTCCCATTTGGGCGAGCCTTTTGCCGGCAGCATTACCGTAAGCGGCGATGAGGCCAAAGCTTTGATGGAAGGCGGCAGGCTGAGCGTTTCGGGCGGGGTGCGCGGCAGTGTTTCCAAAAACGGTAACGGTACGGTAACGGTACATCTGCGTTCTGCCACACCGGTACACGAACCGGTATTGTCGTTTACCGTGAGCGCAGGTCAGCAAACGCGCCAATACACGGCATTGCTGGACCCGCCGCGCTACAAACCCGCCAAACCCAAAGCCGAACCCAAGCCCAAACCGGAAAAACCCCGCGCCGAAGCGAAACCTTCTGCCGAAAAAGGGGTAAAAGTACCGATTAACCAAGATTTTATTGAAAAGAAAAAAACCGAAAACGATAGCCAGCCCAAAGCGACACCCAGCGAAAAAACCAAAACCCGCGCACAAGAAAAAGCCGAACGAAAACCCGCCGCCGAGCCGCAACAGCGCAACGCGGAAACGGCAAAAGTGAAAAAACCGAGCAAAGCCGCGGTAACGCCGCGCCGCCACCGTGCATATGCGGGCGAAAAACTGGCAGATATTGCGGCACGTTACCGTCCGCACAATATGAGCCAGCAAACCGCCATGCGTGCTTTGGTGATGGCAAATCCGCGCGCGTTCCGCCACGGCACCACCGTGCGCCGCAGCGTTACCCTGTATATCCCCACTGAAGCACAATGGCATGTGTATGCACAACGGGCAGCGCAGCAGCAACAGTCTGCCGCCGCGCCGCAACACCGTGCCGCACCTGCCCCGCGTCCGATACCTGCGCCTGCCGCGCCCGCACCGCAACCGAATGCAGTTGCGCCGTCTTCGGTGGCACCGGTAACGCCGCCGCAACCGAGTGTGGCACCGCCGCCGCCCCCACCTCCCCCACCGCCGCCGCCTCCCCCGCAGGAAACGGTGCCGCAAGAGGCTTCGCCGCCGCCGCAAACCGCAGCTTCGGTTAATGACGCGCCCAATGCCGTATCGTCTGCCGCCGCTTCCGCACAAACTCCCCCAACAGTGTCGGATGCCGCTTCTGCCACTGCTGCCGTGTCGGACACCGCTTCATCAGACGTATCTGCCGCCGTGGTGCCGCCGCCCGTCCCCACTCCGCCGCCTGTTGCCAACAACGGCGCATCGGAAGTGGTGGAAGAAGAAGGTGAAGAAAGCGACAATACCCTGATGTGGGCGATGGCGGGCGCAGGTGCGCTTGCCGTAGGCGGTTTGGTGGCAGGCGGTTTGCTGCTGATGCGCCGCCGCCGTCAGCAAGGCGGTAATGATGCTTCCGCATACGCCCCTGATGATGATTACATTGATGATGACGATGTCATTATCGATGGTGATGATGACGACCAATGGGATGTGGATAAAGAGCCTTCCAGCACCGCCCAACGCGCCAAAGACGATTTGTCCCGCGCCCGCGCTGCGGTAGAATCACACGGCAGCACCGCAGCAGCCGCTGCTGTGGGCGCGGCAGGTGCTGCCGCCACTGCCGATTATGTTGCCGAAGAAGACGACGGCGTGTTCTTCGGTTCAGACAGCCCCGCCCAAACCGATGCCGCCGCACCTGCTGCCGATGCGGACGACAATTGGGATTGGCTGGAAGGTGCAGGCAAAACCCATGCCGCGCCTGCCGACAGCGGCAACGATTTTGAAGTGGACGACTGGTCTTTGGAAAAAGAAGGCACGTCAGACGGCTTGGGCAGCGATTTTGAAGTAGATGATTGGTCGGTAGAAAAAGAAAACGCTGCCGCTGCCGCCCCGAATCTTGCCAAAGAAAACGAATTTGTCGTCAGCGATGACGAATTCGGCGATTTTGGTGACTTTGGCGATTTCAATTTGGACGACAGCCCCGCGCCTGCCGCACCCGCTGCCACACCCGCACCCGCCGCCGATGACAGCTTGGGCGATTTTGGCGACTTCGGCGATTTCAATTTGGACGATATTCCCGCCGCCCCTGCAGCAGCCGCTGCCGCCCCCGCCATGGACGATTTGGACGCTTTCGCCCAATCCGCACTGGAAGGCTTGGACAGTTTTGAACTGCCCGATGCCGCACAGCCGCAACAACCGCACGTTTCATCCGTATCCGTGCCGAGCCAAAATTCCGGTTTTGCCGATTTGTCTTTTGATTCTTTAGACGATTTGGTACTGGAAGACACCCCTGCTGCGCCCGCGCCTGCCGATGATTTGGATTCGCTTGCCGATGCCGCCTTGCAGGATTTGGACTCGTTTGAGCTGCCCCCGCCCGACAGCGTGGATATGTCCGCCATGCCCGACAACAGCGGTTTGGACGGTTTGTCGTTTGACGATTTCAGCCTGCCCGAAACACCCGCCGCCGCGCCTGCCGCTGCAGACGATTTGGACGCGCTTGCCGCTGCCGCATTGGACGGCTTGGATTTGCCCGGCATGGATGATTTGCCTGCCGCCCCACAACAAGCAGCCGACACTTCCCTGCCCGATTTTGGCGATTTGGACTTCAGCGGTTTGGACAGTTTGGTGGAAGAAAAACCCGCCGCCGCCCCCAGCACCGCTGCTGCCCCCCCAGCAGACGATTTGCCCGATTTCGCCCTGAACGACATCGAAACCGCCGCCATCGGCGCTGCGCCTGCCTTGGACGACTTGGACTTTAGCGGCTTGGATGCTTTCGTTACCGATACCCCCCCCGCACCCAAGCCCGCCGCACCCGCTGCCGAACCTGCCGCAGCCGCCGTCGCCGATATGGATTTTGGCGATTTCAGCGATTTTGACTATGGCGACACCGTGGTAACCACCCCACCCGCCCAAGCCGATTTCGGCGCAGCCGAGCCGTTTGAGCAGCCTGCCGACAAACCCAATAGCGACACCGGTTTGTCTTCCCTGCTGGACGAAAAACTCGCCGCCAAACTCGCCGATTTGAACATGGCAGACGTACTGACCCCCGTCAGCAATGCCACGCCCAAACTGGTGGTGGAAACCCCCGAAACCCATTTGGACAGCGCGGCAGACAATGGCTTGGCAGATTTTGACTTAAGCCTGCCCGACGACAGCGAGCATGAATTGGATGCCGTGGACCGCGTGTTGGCAAATCAAGCCGCCACCGCCATGGGCGACGCCCTGCCCGAAGAAGAATCGTGGTTAAACGATTTGGACAGCCTGCACATCGCCGAAGACGACTTTGCCGCCAACGGTAACGGCAACGGCAGTACCGATTTGACCGAATTGGAAAACTTTGATGCCAATTGGGGGGCAGACGACGAACCTGCATTGTCCAATGTCGGTTTCGTTTCCGAAGCCGTAGGCACAGAAGAACCGCAGGAAGCCAAATTGGAGCTGGCGAAAATGTATGTGGAAATTGAAGACCTGTCCGCCGCACGGGAAACCTTGGGCGAACTGGTTGCCGAATCCAGCGGCGAAGTGAAAGCCGAGGCCGAACGCCTGTTGGCACAACTGGGTTAATTTTCCGTTTTGCCGCGCCCGAAGCCCACAAGGTTTCGGGCGCGTTGTTATTCATATAAGGTGTTAAATATTTGTGCAATAAGGTTAAATACCGCTAAACAGATTGTTGCGCCACCACACTTGCGGTATATTCCGCCATCAAACCAAACCTTGTTTCAAACAAGAAAGGAATCATCATGAAAAAACTGACTTTAAGCGCGGCACTGGCTGCCATGCTTGCCGTATCGGGCTGCGCCAATACCGATGTATATGGTGGCAATGTTTACCGTGGCAATCAAGCCAAAGAAATGCGTAACATCAGCTACGGTACCATCGTATCGGTGCGCCCCGTGCAAATCCAAGCCCCCCATTCGGGTGCGGTCGGGTCGCTTGGCGGCGGGATTATCGGCGGTATTGCCGGCTCATCGGTGGGCGGCGGACGCGGCAGTGCCATTATGGGTACGGTAGGCGCGATTGCCGGCTCGCTGCTGGGCAGCAAATTGGAACAAAAAGCCGCTTTGGTCAATTCTTTGGAAATGGTTATCCGCAAAGACGACGGCAATGAAATCGTGGTGGTACAAAAACAAGAAGCAGGCTTTACCCCCGGACGGCGTGTGCGTATTGTCGGCAATGCTTCCGATGTGAATGTTTCGCCCATGTAAATCCCGCAAAAAAATCCCGCCCAATCATCATGATTCGGCGGGATTTAAGTTCAGCAATCAAAATTAGTGGCGGAAATGGCGCACGCCCGTTACCACCATTGCCATGCCGTGTTCGTCTGCAGCGGCAAACACTTCTTCATCGCGCACCGAACCACCGGGGTGAATCACCGCCTTAATGCCTTGTTCAGCAATCACATCCACACCATCACGGAACGGGAAAAACGCATCGGAAGCCGCGCACGCGCCTTGCAAATCAAAACCGCCATCCTGCGCCTTACGCGCCGCAATGCGCGTAGAATCCACACGGCTCATCTGACCCGCGCCAATGCCGTAAGTCTGTCCACCCTTACCAAACACAATCGCATTGGATTTCACAAACTTGGCAACATTCCACACAAACAGCAAATCCTGCCATTCCTGCTCGGTAGGTTGGCGTTTGGACACCACTTTCACGTCTTCACGCTGTAAACGGTGCAAATCGGGTGATTGCAGCAACAAACCGCCGCCCACACGTTTCAATTCAAAACGGTTCGCCCCCGCCGCCAAAGGAATTTCCAACACACGCACATTTTTCTTATTGGCAATCAGCTCTTTGGCAGCATCGGTAAACTTCGGCGCCATCAGCACTTCCAAAAACTGCCCCGTTACCGCTTCCACCGTATCGGCATCCACTTCGCGGTTAAACGCAATAATGCCGCCAAATGCGCTGGTGGTATCCGTTGCAAACGCCAATTTATACGCATTCAAGGGCGTATCCGCCACCGCCACGCCGCAAGGATTGGCGTGTTTGACAATCACACAAGCAGGCGCATCAAACGACTTAACCGCTTCCCAAGCGGCATCGGCATCGGCAATATTGTTATAAGACAATTCCTTACCTTGCAACTGCGTGTAAGCACTCAAGCTGCCCGCCGCAGGATAAACATCGCGGTAAAACGCCGCGTGCTGGTGCGGATTTTCGCCATAACGCATTTCCTGAACTTTCAACCAGCTTTGGTTAAACTGCGCGGGAAACGTCCCGATTTGCGGCTCGCCGTCCAATTTATCAGGCGAAACACTGGTTAAATAATTGGAAATCATGCCGTCATACTGCGCCGTGTGGCTAAACGCCTTGCACGATAGCGCAAAACGGGTTTTTTCCGACAATTTGCCGTCATTTTCGCTCATTTCGGCGACAATCGGCTCAAAATCGCCGTTATCGGTTACAATGGCAACGTGTTTCCAGTTTTTCGCGGCGGAACGCACCATAGTCGGTCCGCCGATATCAATGTTTTCCACCGCATCTTCCAGCGTACAGCCCGGTTTGGCAATGGTCGCCGCAAACGGATACAGGTTCACACACACCAAATCAATATTGCCGATGCCGTGTTCCGCCATTTTTTCAACGTGTTCACCCACATCGCGCCGCCCCAAAATCCCGCCGTGGATTTTCGGGTGCAGGGTTTTCACACGTCCGTCCAGCATTTCGGGAAATCCCGTATAATCAGCCACTTCAATCACGGGAATATCGTTATCGGCAAGCAGCTTGGCAGTGCCGCCCGTAGAAAGGATTTCCACCCCCAGCTCGTGCAAAGCGCGGGCAAATTCTACCGCCCCCGTTTTGTCGGACAAACTGATTAAAGCGCGTTGGATTTTCGGCATAAAATATTCCTTATCAACATCAACAAATTACAGATAAAACAAAAACCATTCCATTCAACAGATACCACCTATCTACCGATTGCTTATTCTACTAATAAGCCCTGTTCTGCCAGTTTCTTACGCAGCGTATTGCGGTTCAAGCCCAATATCCGTGCTGCCTGCGACTGGTTGCCGCCGCACATGTTCAGCACATAGCCCAATAGCGGACGTTCCACCTGCAACAACACCATCGCATACACATCAGACGGATTTTCCCCTTGCAAATCATGAAAATACTTATCCAAATTTTGCTCAATACATTGGGCGATATCGGGAAGCTGGGACATGGCGCGGCAAAAAAATTCAAACTGCTTATTTTAGCCTGTTTTTATCCAAAACGCAGCCGCATCACGCGCCTACTTTACATAAGGCATTGTTTTGCAAAAAAAGTGTATGGATATGTAAATCACATCACACAATTGGCATAAAAATTCACTTTTATTAAAAAACCAGCATATTTATGGCAAACCACCGCATTATACTTGTCAATCAGACAATAAATTTCGTATAGTTTGCCTACGCCGCATTACACCCGTTTCAACAGGTGTTTTGAATTCGGTTTCACAAGAAAAATCTTCACATTACCTACACTTGGAGCTTCATTTATGAGCAATTACCAGCAAACCGTTCAATCTGCCGCCGCCTTAACCGATGCACAAGGCGCAAGCTGGGCAGCCATCAATCCCGAATACGTTGCCCGTATGCGCCTGCAAAACCGTTTCAAAACGGGTTTGGACATCGCCAAATACACCGCCGCGATTATGCGCCGCGACATGGCGGAATACGATGCCGATTCAGCCAATTACACCCAATCTTTGGGCTGCTGGCACGGTTTTGTCGGACAGCAAAAGCTGATTTCCATCAAAAAACATCAAAAAAGCACCAATAAGCGTTATCTCTACCTGTCTGGTTGGATGGTAGCCGCGCTGCGTTCCGAGTTTGGCCCCCTGCCTGACCAATCCATGCACGAAAAAACTTCTGTGCCTGCGCTGATTGAAGAGCTGTACACTTTCCTGCGCCAAGCCGATGCGCGTGAACTGGATTTGCTGTTTACCGCTTTGGACAACGCCCGCGCCGCAGGCGACAAAGCCAAAGAAGAAGAATTGCTGAACCAAATCAACAATTACGAAACCCATGTTGTGCCGATTATCGCCGATATTGACGCGGGTTTCGGTAATGCCGAAGCCACTTATCTGCTGGCGAAAAAAATGATTGAAGCGGGCGCGTGCTGTATTCAAATTGAAAACCAAGTGTCTGATGAAAAACAATGTGGTCACCAAGACGGCAAAGTAACCGTTCCGCATGTGGACTTTTTGGCGAAAATCAATGCCGTGCGTTACGCATTCTTGGAATTGGGCGTCGATGACGGCGTGATTGTGGCGCGTACCGACTCTTTGGGCGCAGGCTTGACCAAGCAAATCGCATTTTCTGCCGAAGAAGGCGATTTGGGCGACCAATACAACAGCTTCTTGGAAGGTGAAGAAATCACCGACATCAGCCAAATCAAAGCGGGCGATGTGGTGGTGCGTACCAACGGCAAAACCATCAAGCCCACCCGTTTGGCAAGCAATCTGTTCCAATTCCGCAAAGGCACAGGCGTGGAGCGCGTGGTGCTGGACTGCATCACTTCGCTGCAAAACGGCGCGGATTTGCTGTGGATTGAAACCGAAAAACCGCATATCGGTCAGATTAAAGAAATGGTGGACAAAATCCGCGAAACCATTCCCAATGCCAAATTGGTGTACAACAACAGCCCGTCCTTTAACTGGACCTTGAATTTCCGTCAGCAAGTGTTTGATGCGTGGAAAGAAGCAGGCAAAGATGTATCGGCTTACGAGCGCGACAAGCTGATGAGCGCGGATTATGACGACAGCGAATTGGCGAAAGAAGCGGACGAGAAAATCCGTACTTTCCAAAAAGACGCTTCGGCACAAGCAGGTATCTTCCATCACTTGATTACCCTGCCCACTTACCATACTGCTGCGCTGTCTACCGACACTTTGGCAAAAGGCTACTTCGCCGAAGAAGGTATGCTGGCTTATGTGAAAAACGTTCAGCGTCAGGAAATCCGCAACGGCATCGCCTGTGTGAAACACCAAAATATGGCGGGTTCGGACATCGGCGACAACCACAAAGAGTATTTTGCCGGTGAAGCCGCACTGAAAGCGGGCGGTAAAGACAATACGATGAACCAGTTTGCCTGATCAACCGCGGGGTATGCCAAACACAGGCATACCCCGTTTTTTTCAAATTGTTCAATCCCCTATCTTACTTCCCTTCCCTGCAAACAGGGAAGGGAAGCCAGTTTGAAAAAGGAATTTCAAATGACCCAACACTACACCCCCGCCGCAGGTTTGCAAGTAGAAACCCATTTATATGATTTTGTGCAAAATGAATTGCTGGCACAGCATCCGAATGTTAAAGCAGATGAATTTTGGGCGGATTTTGCCGCTTTGCTGAACGAATTTACCCCGCGCAACCGCGCCTTGCTGCAAAAACGCGATGAGATTCAGGCAAAAATTGATGCGTGGCACGCTGAAAACCCGCAATTTGATGCGGAAAAATACCGCGCATTCTTGCGCGAAATTGCTTATCTGCTAGATACGCCCGCGCCCTTCCAAATCGCCACAGAAAATGTGGACCGCGAATTGTCGGAACAGGCTGGTCCGCAACTGGTTGTGCCGATTAACAATGCGCGTTATGCCTTAAACGCCGCCAATGCGCGTTGGGGCAGCCTGTACGATGCGCTGTACGGCACCGATGCCATTCCCCAAGACGGCGAACTCGCCCCCGCCAAAGCCTATAACCCCAAACGCGGCGATGCCGTGATTGCTTTTGCGCGCCGCTTTTTAGATGAAAGCCTGCCTTTGGTTTCAGGCAGCCACAGCGATGTTTTGCGCTATTTT is drawn from Conchiformibius steedae and contains these coding sequences:
- a CDS encoding isocitrate lyase is translated as MSNYQQTVQSAAALTDAQGASWAAINPEYVARMRLQNRFKTGLDIAKYTAAIMRRDMAEYDADSANYTQSLGCWHGFVGQQKLISIKKHQKSTNKRYLYLSGWMVAALRSEFGPLPDQSMHEKTSVPALIEELYTFLRQADARELDLLFTALDNARAAGDKAKEEELLNQINNYETHVVPIIADIDAGFGNAEATYLLAKKMIEAGACCIQIENQVSDEKQCGHQDGKVTVPHVDFLAKINAVRYAFLELGVDDGVIVARTDSLGAGLTKQIAFSAEEGDLGDQYNSFLEGEEITDISQIKAGDVVVRTNGKTIKPTRLASNLFQFRKGTGVERVVLDCITSLQNGADLLWIETEKPHIGQIKEMVDKIRETIPNAKLVYNNSPSFNWTLNFRQQVFDAWKEAGKDVSAYERDKLMSADYDDSELAKEADEKIRTFQKDASAQAGIFHHLITLPTYHTAALSTDTLAKGYFAEEGMLAYVKNVQRQEIRNGIACVKHQNMAGSDIGDNHKEYFAGEAALKAGGKDNTMNQFA